A region from the Stygiolobus caldivivus genome encodes:
- a CDS encoding sulfocyanin: protein MKGVSSVFTLIVTVITIAIIVGASVYTFEQYNMYVSMSRVSITSSSSAPKATLPYNPNTKTVYITLVSLSSGSPFNFNGTSFGSMVIYVPAGSNLQITFINQESLPHNLNLVQNTTASPTSNLGDDGKILLTIGASSSDYTVNGIVNGQSATGTFSDIPAGTYWLACGITGHAESGMWVVLIASPNVSTPYVVTS from the coding sequence ATGAAAGGAGTCTCATCTGTCTTTACCTTGATAGTAACAGTAATAACTATTGCTATAATCGTAGGGGCAAGTGTATATACGTTTGAACAATATAATATGTACGTGTCAATGTCGAGAGTATCAATTACGTCTTCTTCATCTGCACCAAAAGCAACGCTTCCTTATAACCCAAATACAAAAACAGTGTATATAACACTTGTCTCATTATCTTCGGGGTCCCCGTTCAATTTTAACGGCACCAGCTTCGGTTCCATGGTAATTTACGTACCCGCCGGTTCAAATCTACAGATAACTTTCATTAACCAAGAGTCGTTACCCCATAACCTGAACTTGGTACAAAACACTACAGCGTCTCCCACAAGTAATTTAGGCGATGACGGTAAAATATTACTTACTATAGGGGCTAGTTCTTCCGACTATACAGTTAACGGAATAGTTAACGGCCAGTCAGCTACGGGTACGTTTAGTGATATCCCTGCCGGGACTTACTGGCTAGCTTGTGGGATAACTGGTCACGCTGAGTCTGGTATGTGGGTTGTCTTAATAGCCTCACCTAATGTCTCAACACCATATGTGGTGACAAGTTAA
- a CDS encoding cytochrome c oxidase subunit II: MFRPSIELLTMIGAAVILIVLGGLALHYLVIIDTGAYFPHNVKPIVIRVIARQYVWEFIYPNGTVSYDKVVIQAGKPYIFNLTSADVIHAMYIVQLGYKLEAIPGYYYPLYIMVSKPGIYNIYCAEFCGPGHYTMIGKLIVVNGGGK, from the coding sequence ATGTTTAGGCCATCGATTGAACTATTAACCATGATAGGAGCAGCAGTGATCCTTATAGTACTAGGAGGTTTAGCTTTACATTATTTAGTAATAATAGACACTGGGGCATATTTCCCCCATAACGTTAAACCCATAGTGATAAGGGTAATAGCTAGACAGTACGTATGGGAATTTATTTATCCTAATGGTACAGTGAGCTATGATAAAGTCGTAATACAAGCAGGGAAGCCTTATATATTCAACTTAACTTCAGCCGACGTAATCCACGCGATGTACATAGTACAGCTCGGCTATAAATTGGAGGCAATACCGGGATATTATTACCCGTTGTATATAATGGTCAGTAAGCCAGGGATATATAACATATATTGTGCGGAGTTCTGTGGCCCCGGACATTACACTATGATAGGAAAACTGATAGTAGTAAACGGAGGTGGTAAGTGA
- a CDS encoding GYD domain-containing protein: MAIFVVLSSLTDKGAETIVDKPERIKEVNEELSKIGAKVKEQYLLFGDHDFVNIVEVDNVEAFLKALVELNSRGTVRTKTYLAMPVEDAINAIKTTPSVGHKHEKK, encoded by the coding sequence ATGGCAATATTTGTAGTACTCTCTAGCTTAACCGATAAGGGAGCAGAGACTATAGTAGATAAGCCTGAGAGGATAAAGGAGGTAAATGAAGAACTAAGTAAAATAGGGGCTAAAGTTAAGGAGCAATACCTCCTTTTCGGTGACCATGATTTCGTGAATATAGTAGAAGTGGATAATGTCGAGGCATTTTTGAAGGCACTTGTAGAGCTAAATAGTAGAGGTACAGTTAGGACTAAGACATATTTAGCTATGCCTGTAGAAGACGCTATTAATGCGATAAAGACTACCCCCTCAGTTGGACATAAGCACGAGAAAAAATGA
- a CDS encoding thiamine pyrophosphate-requiring protein, whose amino-acid sequence METGAKILLSKLRELGVDRIFMVSGTDYAAFIEEKVKDPSLPEFVIVPHEITAASAALGYSIAGKVGVVALHTIPGTANALGIIINAFTSRVPLIVLAGRSPYTEEGSTASRNLRIHWTQEARDQGEVVRQWVKWDFEIRRVEQIESSVNRAFQIAFSEPTGPVYLMVPREVSVEKTGRRNERPLGTYSPGVKREDLEKARKMIQESDNPVIVTWRAGRKREWFDSLKGFVDEVGIPVLNYVGEVVNYEGEMGLDHYDISNADLVIVVESEVPWIPKRVRVKGKVIKVDVDPSYSYIPYYGFPCDLCVQSTVSEFFSQLKVAEKAELKEKVREAHREQERKKAEEVEKYKKMKTIHPRLLSYYVGKLGLTVFNEYQFNPRYAKLGFGQYFADPGFGHLGWAIGGGFGYSLATGKKVVVTVGDGSFIFGVPEAFYYAVATYGGDVLVVIYDNGGWLASAEAVDEVFPEGLAKAKGEYPGADFRRYNIGETVKGFGGYYKLIESPEEIEESLKEGLKHKLSVVQAIVDKTR is encoded by the coding sequence ATGGAGACTGGTGCAAAAATCTTACTCTCCAAACTTAGGGAATTAGGTGTAGACAGAATTTTTATGGTATCAGGTACTGATTACGCTGCGTTTATAGAGGAAAAAGTAAAAGACCCTTCCCTACCGGAGTTCGTCATAGTCCCCCACGAAATAACCGCAGCATCAGCAGCTCTAGGTTATTCTATAGCAGGGAAAGTAGGGGTGGTAGCACTCCACACTATTCCGGGTACTGCAAACGCCTTAGGGATAATTATTAACGCTTTCACGTCGAGGGTCCCCCTTATAGTATTAGCAGGGCGGAGCCCCTATACAGAAGAGGGGAGTACGGCCAGCAGGAACTTGCGTATTCATTGGACACAAGAAGCCAGAGACCAAGGAGAAGTGGTAAGGCAATGGGTAAAGTGGGACTTCGAAATAAGGAGAGTTGAACAAATAGAGAGTAGCGTAAATAGAGCTTTCCAGATCGCGTTTAGCGAACCCACCGGACCGGTTTACTTAATGGTCCCGAGGGAAGTGAGCGTGGAGAAGACTGGAAGGAGGAATGAAAGGCCCTTAGGTACTTATTCCCCGGGGGTCAAAAGGGAAGACTTAGAAAAAGCAAGAAAGATGATCCAAGAGAGTGATAATCCCGTAATAGTCACATGGAGGGCGGGAAGGAAGAGGGAGTGGTTTGATAGCTTAAAGGGTTTTGTCGATGAAGTGGGTATACCCGTCCTGAACTACGTCGGGGAAGTAGTAAACTATGAAGGTGAGATGGGGTTAGACCATTACGACATATCTAACGCTGACTTAGTCATAGTAGTCGAGAGCGAGGTACCGTGGATCCCGAAGAGGGTCAGGGTTAAGGGAAAGGTAATTAAGGTAGATGTAGACCCCTCATACTCCTATATACCGTATTACGGGTTCCCGTGTGACTTATGTGTCCAGTCTACAGTATCTGAGTTTTTCTCCCAGCTAAAAGTGGCGGAAAAAGCCGAACTAAAAGAGAAAGTCAGAGAGGCCCATAGGGAACAAGAGAGGAAAAAGGCCGAAGAAGTCGAAAAGTACAAAAAAATGAAGACTATACACCCTAGACTCCTCTCTTATTATGTGGGTAAGCTGGGCCTAACGGTCTTTAACGAGTACCAATTTAACCCGCGGTATGCCAAACTCGGCTTCGGTCAGTATTTTGCCGACCCGGGTTTCGGGCATTTAGGCTGGGCTATTGGAGGAGGTTTCGGCTATTCGTTGGCAACAGGTAAAAAAGTAGTAGTGACTGTCGGGGACGGCAGTTTTATTTTTGGAGTCCCGGAAGCCTTTTATTACGCCGTAGCCACTTACGGCGGTGATGTCCTCGTGGTGATCTATGATAATGGGGGCTGGTTAGCGAGTGCTGAGGCTGTCGACGAGGTATTCCCTGAAGGGTTGGCTAAGGCGAAGGGGGAATACCCTGGGGCAGATTTCAGGAGGTATAATATTGGGGAGACAGTAAAGGGCTTCGGCGGTTATTATAAGTTGATAGAGAGCCCAGAAGAAATAGAAGAGAGCTTAAAGGAAGGACTAAAACACAAATTATCGGTAGTCCAGGCTATAGTAGACAAAACTAGGTAA
- a CDS encoding HEPN domain-containing protein produces the protein MAEHLKRNALDFFAESELDINRGKYNLAMFHLEQALRLAFKYTLFQLKGSFEKTHDIIRLLDEVINLTNNEKLGRIRNEEAITLEVIRDSYITSRYFPYSVGKLVVEKAYNVAKAILDELVE, from the coding sequence GTGGCAGAACACTTAAAGAGGAATGCCTTGGACTTTTTCGCTGAGTCTGAGTTAGACATTAATAGGGGGAAGTACAACTTAGCCATGTTCCACCTTGAACAAGCATTACGACTGGCTTTTAAATACACGTTGTTTCAACTTAAGGGTAGTTTCGAAAAGACCCATGACATAATTAGGTTGCTCGACGAGGTCATAAACCTGACAAATAACGAGAAGCTCGGGAGGATCAGGAACGAAGAAGCGATTACTCTGGAGGTAATAAGGGACTCATACATAACTTCTAGGTACTTTCCCTACTCAGTGGGCAAGCTGGTAGTTGAGAAAGCGTATAACGTGGCCAAGGCGATATTAGATGAGCTGGTGGAATAA
- a CDS encoding nucleotidyltransferase domain-containing protein produces the protein MSWWNKRKEILAHAREYVKEIKRICVEEIDHNCRVILFGSVARGNYRVDSDIDVLSITELADDVWRRAEIALKIHKELGFSDPLELHIVTPRVYEEWYKKFIDVYEEF, from the coding sequence ATGAGCTGGTGGAATAAGAGGAAGGAGATCCTAGCCCACGCCAGGGAATACGTCAAGGAAATAAAGAGGATATGTGTAGAAGAGATAGACCATAACTGTAGAGTTATCCTCTTCGGCTCGGTAGCTAGAGGGAATTACAGAGTAGACAGTGACATAGACGTGCTGTCAATTACAGAGCTGGCAGATGATGTGTGGAGGAGGGCTGAGATCGCTTTAAAAATTCACAAAGAGTTAGGTTTTAGTGACCCCTTAGAACTCCACATAGTCACTCCACGCGTTTATGAAGAGTGGTATAAAAAGTTCATTGACGTGTATGAAGAGTTCTAG
- a CDS encoding uracil-DNA glycosylase, producing the protein MGLLGEELYSCSLCPRLKDYTLSITPPPRFRGWVYWSKPVPGFGDPKAKIMLVGLAPAAHGGNRTGRSFTGDQSGQWVVRGLYEIGLANRPESVSRDDGLELKCVYITNAVKCAPPENRPLNDEVRNCATTWLLKEITSLSDLKVILTLGRIAFFSISMLLNFNEKFQHGKEVKAGKYIVLASYHVSAQNTRTGRLTWEEWIRVLRRAKDLAGC; encoded by the coding sequence ATGGGATTATTAGGAGAGGAGCTTTACAGCTGTAGTTTATGCCCTAGGCTAAAAGACTACACCCTGTCTATAACTCCTCCCCCACGTTTTAGGGGTTGGGTTTATTGGTCTAAACCGGTCCCGGGGTTTGGAGACCCTAAAGCCAAGATCATGCTAGTCGGTCTTGCACCGGCTGCGCATGGAGGGAACAGGACTGGGAGGAGTTTTACCGGTGACCAATCGGGCCAATGGGTCGTCCGTGGGCTCTATGAAATAGGGTTAGCGAACAGGCCCGAGAGCGTGTCAAGGGATGACGGCTTAGAGCTAAAGTGTGTTTATATTACGAATGCCGTAAAGTGCGCTCCTCCCGAAAACAGGCCGTTAAATGACGAGGTCAGGAACTGTGCTACTACATGGCTCTTGAAGGAGATAACTTCTCTAAGCGACCTCAAGGTTATCTTAACCCTAGGGAGGATAGCGTTTTTCAGCATTTCCATGTTGCTCAACTTTAACGAGAAGTTCCAGCACGGAAAGGAGGTGAAAGCTGGTAAGTACATTGTGCTTGCAAGTTATCATGTGAGTGCCCAAAATACGAGGACTGGTAGACTCACATGGGAGGAGTGGATAAGGGTATTACGTAGGGCTAAAGATCTGGCAGGATGTTAA
- a CDS encoding NCS1 family nucleobase:cation symporter-1 — protein sequence MAEDRVINPLEVTRYYPEKGQVELTTPLPQEKYLWNADIHPIPVKDRNWGPLTYFLIWVSMAFIIPSWTLASVGIVMGLNALQSILLVFLGNLAVLIPMIIQSHGGARYGIAEPQLTRSRWGIYGAIFPSWIRAVIGAGWWGIESYIITEAATAIYAIVSDKVDIISYTVSHYADYPFVLSKDFPEIFWGTFALVILAQVLVFYFSPVTKSQPVLRWLARLSGPIILIGFLITWLYFMQKVEWDVNILTLSPSSSPFNLLTILAFLNANIAFWATMAVTMPDYTRFAKSQTAQTLGQVPMPFLMLLIAFMSTMTTASSLKLFGQAIWDPIVLVTLHMAPPLNVFVLFSFILATFTVNVFANAVGPAYDIANTFPKKLTWFKGSLLLIVIGLGLGAWSYYGNAYGYIQNWLLTYGGLLGSVEGIIIFDYAVIRRFKFELLDVFLSKGRFRYWKGVNPAAVITFIVVSALLYIPYPGESIVLDNAWLFSFLASGLIYTPLMTLWVIPKYQSDLHGSLGKGYYSEVTRRVFNIDLKGSDKSNKGSL from the coding sequence ATGGCAGAAGACCGAGTTATAAACCCGCTTGAAGTCACTAGGTATTACCCGGAAAAAGGGCAAGTAGAATTAACTACGCCCCTACCTCAAGAAAAGTATTTATGGAACGCCGATATCCACCCTATACCGGTGAAGGACAGGAACTGGGGCCCTCTGACTTACTTTTTAATCTGGGTGTCCATGGCTTTCATCATCCCTAGCTGGACTTTAGCAAGTGTAGGTATAGTCATGGGGCTTAACGCTTTACAGTCCATACTCTTAGTATTCCTAGGTAACTTGGCAGTCCTGATACCAATGATCATCCAGTCACACGGCGGGGCACGGTACGGAATAGCGGAACCCCAGCTTACACGCTCTAGGTGGGGGATATATGGTGCTATCTTCCCGAGTTGGATAAGGGCAGTAATAGGTGCTGGATGGTGGGGTATCGAATCATACATAATAACCGAAGCTGCTACAGCTATTTATGCGATTGTCAGTGATAAAGTCGACATAATCTCATATACCGTATCACACTATGCAGACTACCCGTTCGTCTTAAGCAAGGACTTCCCGGAAATATTCTGGGGGACTTTCGCGTTGGTAATACTCGCACAAGTCCTCGTGTTTTACTTCTCACCTGTTACCAAGTCCCAGCCAGTCCTCCGCTGGTTAGCAAGGCTGAGCGGGCCTATCATCTTGATAGGTTTCTTAATAACGTGGTTATACTTCATGCAAAAAGTGGAGTGGGACGTGAATATACTTACACTCTCACCTTCATCATCTCCCTTTAACTTGTTAACGATCCTCGCCTTCCTTAATGCTAACATCGCTTTCTGGGCTACCATGGCAGTGACTATGCCGGATTACACCAGGTTTGCTAAGAGCCAGACAGCCCAAACGTTGGGGCAAGTCCCCATGCCTTTCTTAATGCTCTTGATCGCCTTTATGTCAACCATGACTACTGCATCGTCACTAAAGCTCTTCGGTCAAGCTATTTGGGACCCCATAGTGCTTGTAACCTTGCACATGGCTCCCCCGCTTAACGTTTTTGTCCTCTTCTCCTTTATCTTAGCCACTTTTACCGTAAACGTTTTCGCTAACGCAGTAGGGCCGGCATACGACATAGCGAACACCTTCCCCAAAAAGTTAACATGGTTCAAGGGGTCTTTACTCCTCATAGTGATAGGGCTCGGGCTTGGTGCGTGGAGTTATTACGGTAACGCCTACGGGTATATACAGAACTGGCTTTTAACTTACGGTGGGCTTTTAGGGAGTGTAGAAGGTATAATAATATTTGACTACGCGGTAATAAGGAGGTTTAAATTCGAATTACTGGACGTATTCCTTTCTAAGGGCAGGTTTAGGTATTGGAAAGGGGTCAACCCAGCAGCCGTCATAACCTTCATTGTGGTCTCAGCCCTACTCTATATACCTTATCCGGGGGAAAGTATAGTGCTGGATAATGCATGGCTCTTCTCGTTCCTAGCGTCTGGCCTAATTTATACCCCGCTGATGACGCTATGGGTAATCCCTAAGTACCAGAGTGACCTACACGGGTCCTTAGGAAAAGGTTACTATTCTGAGGTCACTAGGAGGGTATTTAACATCGACCTGAAAGGTAGTGATAAAAGCAATAAAGGTAGCCTATAA
- a CDS encoding 3-hydroxyacyl-CoA dehydrogenase, which yields MKVAVIGSGIMGSGIAEVFAINGNSVILYDKYEEALKKGLDNIKWSLEKLHEKGKLNEEPSTIMGKITPTRQLGEFYDIDLVIEAVPEDFNLKAQVFRELEKKVGTNTIIATNTSSLPITELSTALEKKDRFLGLHFFNPPVLMGLVEVIKGNYTSDQVFERGIEIVKGIKKEPIPVRKDVIGFVVNRILFRVFTSACRLVSGGKYTIREVDSTAKYTLGFPMGIFELLDYTGIDTNLFISREVKKRGFDFDCPLLEELYSRGQLGTKAKRGFYDWSNGRPRIEKTERGPSAKEVLEDAVKEAIWLVNNNVSTEEEVNKATKLGLGWPKGVLEYGKEMAILKP from the coding sequence GTGAAAGTAGCCGTTATAGGCTCTGGAATAATGGGGAGCGGGATCGCTGAAGTCTTCGCTATAAACGGGAACAGCGTTATACTCTACGACAAATACGAAGAAGCGTTAAAAAAGGGCTTGGATAACATCAAGTGGTCCCTTGAAAAGCTACACGAGAAGGGGAAATTGAACGAGGAGCCCTCTACTATAATGGGCAAAATAACTCCTACCAGACAACTGGGCGAATTTTACGATATAGACTTAGTAATTGAGGCCGTCCCTGAGGACTTTAACCTCAAGGCCCAAGTTTTCCGAGAACTGGAAAAGAAAGTAGGGACAAATACAATTATAGCCACAAACACGAGCAGTTTACCTATAACAGAGCTATCGACAGCCCTTGAAAAGAAGGACAGGTTTCTGGGGCTCCACTTTTTCAACCCCCCTGTCCTTATGGGGTTAGTCGAGGTCATAAAGGGGAATTACACATCAGACCAAGTCTTCGAGAGGGGGATAGAAATAGTTAAGGGGATAAAGAAAGAACCGATACCCGTAAGGAAAGACGTCATAGGGTTCGTAGTGAACAGGATCCTCTTTAGGGTATTTACGTCTGCTTGTAGGCTAGTAAGTGGAGGTAAGTATACGATAAGAGAAGTCGATAGTACAGCAAAGTACACTTTAGGTTTCCCTATGGGAATTTTTGAACTACTGGACTACACCGGGATAGACACTAACTTGTTTATAAGCAGGGAAGTAAAGAAAAGGGGGTTTGATTTTGATTGCCCTTTATTAGAGGAGTTATACTCTAGGGGCCAGCTAGGGACAAAGGCTAAAAGGGGGTTCTACGACTGGTCTAACGGGAGGCCTAGAATAGAAAAGACTGAAAGGGGCCCCTCAGCGAAAGAGGTCTTAGAAGACGCTGTAAAAGAAGCTATTTGGTTGGTCAACAATAACGTGTCTACAGAAGAGGAGGTCAACAAGGCTACCAAACTGGGTTTAGGTTGGCCAAAAGGGGTACTAGAATACGGAAAAGAGATGGCAATACTGAAACCCTGA
- a CDS encoding aminobenzoate oxygenase — protein sequence MTDKYSTLNFEEPPDFPPNNVYPPSWTFDNDKAWQLYRRAKKEQWDEDNINWQEVKEWASGLDRKQRLAIAYWWSLLSTFDNATPVFAYAVVKSFEQHLPTPVKGILTTITYDENRHNVVCGFGINSVLPGFPNEFKPQDDLERKALLNVLWTWWNGSRYWKAYLDAYQKYSFDVLFTSFMMGEAAATTVFSTMSKGAKVKAFQEVFKNTTVDETRHYAFTHLIMSQNAERMDDERKKLVTKQVRAGFVFLSLITYLPPKDFWKLPPWFNEVHLKMEDLARDAGFYIPTLKEKEEAWKTAVVRVGASLKHYGIKMPSIPELGIEGEEDLPDIDEGDIIPVF from the coding sequence TTGACAGATAAATACTCGACTCTTAACTTTGAAGAGCCACCTGACTTTCCTCCAAATAACGTGTACCCCCCTTCATGGACTTTCGATAATGACAAAGCGTGGCAACTGTATAGGAGAGCAAAAAAGGAACAGTGGGATGAGGACAACATAAACTGGCAGGAAGTAAAGGAGTGGGCTAGCGGCCTCGACAGGAAACAAAGGCTAGCTATTGCCTATTGGTGGTCTTTACTCTCTACGTTCGATAACGCGACCCCCGTCTTTGCCTATGCTGTGGTCAAGTCCTTCGAACAACACTTACCGACACCCGTCAAGGGTATACTTACGACGATTACCTATGACGAAAACAGGCACAACGTCGTCTGTGGGTTTGGAATAAACAGCGTACTCCCCGGTTTTCCCAACGAGTTTAAACCACAAGATGATTTAGAGAGAAAAGCACTGCTTAACGTATTGTGGACTTGGTGGAACGGTTCCAGATATTGGAAAGCCTATTTAGATGCGTACCAGAAATACTCATTCGACGTGCTCTTTACTTCGTTCATGATGGGTGAGGCAGCTGCTACTACAGTCTTCTCTACTATGTCGAAAGGAGCTAAGGTAAAAGCTTTCCAAGAAGTCTTTAAGAACACCACAGTAGACGAGACCAGACACTACGCTTTCACCCACTTGATCATGTCACAAAACGCAGAAAGGATGGACGACGAGAGGAAGAAGTTGGTAACGAAACAAGTCAGGGCTGGGTTCGTATTCCTGTCACTGATAACCTATTTACCTCCTAAAGACTTCTGGAAATTACCTCCTTGGTTTAATGAAGTCCACCTAAAAATGGAAGACTTAGCGAGAGATGCAGGTTTCTATATACCGACCTTAAAGGAGAAGGAAGAAGCGTGGAAGACCGCTGTAGTCAGAGTCGGTGCTTCTCTAAAACACTACGGTATAAAGATGCCCTCAATACCTGAGCTCGGGATAGAAGGAGAGGAAGACTTACCAGATATTGATGAAGGAGATATAATTCCTGTATTCTAA
- a CDS encoding AbrB/MazE/SpoVT family DNA-binding domain-containing protein produces MSVRRLQKIKGGSYIISLPTEWVRKNGLEVKSELKVYETPDGLKVKPIKSPNAEREVVIDDLDTALYLISVYYMQGISKIVVKSKNTMTPEVKKALKELQLTHPGLEVVDESFNSLTFSVNYTVNRDLKALTKGYVEKIKKILDDLLSVIDGLTPELKEDLVFRCDSLIKDYRGIIRNIAIGVQLDDEYNFEIPYKDIILYAIFMRDLGRFVSHLKQFISLLDKDIQKEPIKKVAEMFVRSTEMFFDENLDGIKWLRESMDDLESRCNSSEPCKELIRMASYCIAVMDDAVHKSVRLI; encoded by the coding sequence ATGAGCGTAAGAAGGCTCCAAAAGATAAAGGGCGGAAGTTATATAATTTCTTTGCCTACTGAGTGGGTCAGGAAAAACGGGCTCGAGGTCAAAAGCGAGTTAAAAGTATACGAGACACCTGACGGGTTAAAAGTTAAGCCCATTAAATCGCCTAATGCAGAGAGGGAAGTAGTTATCGACGACCTTGACACAGCGCTATACCTTATCTCTGTTTACTACATGCAGGGTATTTCTAAGATAGTAGTGAAGTCAAAAAACACGATGACCCCGGAAGTAAAGAAGGCGTTAAAAGAGCTCCAGCTTACTCACCCCGGGTTAGAAGTAGTTGACGAGAGTTTCAACAGCCTGACTTTCTCAGTAAACTACACGGTTAACAGAGACCTGAAGGCGTTAACAAAAGGGTATGTGGAAAAAATAAAGAAAATCCTTGACGACCTCCTCTCCGTAATAGACGGACTAACGCCTGAACTTAAGGAGGACCTAGTCTTCAGATGTGACAGCCTCATCAAGGACTATAGGGGTATAATAAGAAATATAGCTATAGGTGTCCAACTCGATGATGAATATAACTTCGAGATACCCTACAAGGATATAATACTTTACGCGATATTTATGAGGGACCTAGGCAGGTTTGTCTCACATTTAAAACAGTTCATAAGTCTGTTAGATAAAGACATACAGAAGGAACCAATAAAGAAGGTGGCTGAGATGTTTGTTAGGTCTACTGAAATGTTTTTTGATGAGAACCTAGACGGTATCAAATGGTTAAGGGAATCTATGGACGACCTCGAATCAAGGTGTAACTCCTCCGAACCTTGTAAGGAGTTGATAAGGATGGCTTCATACTGTATAGCGGTTATGGACGACGCAGTGCATAAGAGCGTCAGATTAATATGA
- a CDS encoding enoyl-CoA hydratase/isomerase family protein: MVNTVLYEKSRDIGVIRLNRPEKLNAINMEMVEDFVKAFDQAEKDKVKAVILTGNGRAFCAGADVIEMANMPIEDVARKGHAPMWERLRAFRKPVIAALNGVTAGGGLELAMACDIIIASESAMLGQPEINLGIIPGAGGTQRLTRTVGKYKGMEMVLTGKMISAWEAYRRGLVVKVVPDEALLDEAIRLAKEIASRSGFAEELAKEAVNKALETTLSQGLDFERRQFYVTLASSDGKEGMKAFAEKRKPNWTT, translated from the coding sequence ATGGTAAATACCGTATTATACGAGAAGAGCCGAGACATAGGGGTTATCAGGTTAAACAGGCCTGAAAAGCTAAACGCAATAAACATGGAGATGGTTGAAGACTTCGTTAAAGCGTTTGATCAAGCTGAGAAAGATAAAGTTAAGGCCGTCATACTAACGGGAAACGGTAGGGCTTTCTGTGCGGGTGCTGACGTCATCGAGATGGCAAACATGCCGATAGAAGATGTAGCAAGGAAAGGTCATGCACCTATGTGGGAAAGGCTTAGGGCCTTTAGGAAGCCCGTAATTGCGGCCCTTAATGGCGTTACAGCAGGGGGTGGACTTGAGCTAGCAATGGCATGCGATATAATAATCGCATCAGAGAGTGCTATGCTGGGACAGCCTGAGATAAACTTGGGGATAATACCTGGTGCAGGGGGAACCCAGAGGCTCACAAGGACGGTAGGCAAGTACAAAGGTATGGAGATGGTACTCACAGGGAAGATGATCTCGGCTTGGGAGGCTTATAGGAGGGGACTAGTAGTGAAAGTAGTCCCTGATGAGGCTCTATTGGACGAAGCAATAAGGTTAGCAAAGGAAATAGCGTCAAGGTCAGGTTTTGCGGAAGAGCTGGCAAAGGAAGCCGTGAACAAGGCTTTGGAAACCACCTTATCACAAGGCTTGGACTTCGAGAGGAGGCAGTTTTACGTGACTTTAGCTAGTTCTGACGGGAAAGAAGGCATGAAGGCGTTTGCTGAGAAGAGAAAACCTAATTGGACTACATGA
- a CDS encoding enoyl-CoA hydratase-related protein, whose product MGSEVLVEDRGKTLLITLNRPEKLNAMNKELRDSLIKTIRDFNRNPEKRVAVITGAGRAFSVGADLSSMSQDLAEDLRGSFHVIIKEIRFSPKIFITAVKGVAAGAGISLSLASDIRYTTKDTKFVTAFHNIALAPDSGLTLMMLRMAGVKAEKYALLGGEFTGEEAEKMGLFQVVDDPLKEALDTADKIANGQFKSYSASKRLINRVMYYDLEEFLDYEASMQGALGKTEDFSEGVKAFLEKRRPQFRGE is encoded by the coding sequence ATGGGCTCTGAAGTATTAGTAGAGGACCGAGGTAAAACACTGTTAATAACGTTAAACAGACCTGAAAAACTTAACGCCATGAATAAGGAGCTAAGGGATTCACTTATAAAGACAATAAGGGACTTTAACAGAAACCCTGAAAAAAGGGTGGCAGTTATAACTGGTGCAGGTAGGGCGTTTAGTGTAGGCGCTGATCTTTCATCAATGAGTCAAGACTTAGCTGAAGACTTAAGGGGCTCCTTTCATGTGATCATAAAGGAGATAAGGTTCTCCCCCAAGATATTCATAACCGCGGTTAAAGGCGTGGCAGCGGGAGCAGGGATCAGCCTTTCTTTAGCTTCAGATATAAGGTACACTACCAAGGACACTAAGTTCGTTACTGCTTTCCACAATATAGCGTTAGCCCCTGATAGCGGTTTAACACTTATGATGTTAAGGATGGCCGGAGTAAAAGCTGAAAAGTACGCATTATTGGGTGGAGAATTTACTGGAGAAGAGGCAGAAAAGATGGGACTATTTCAGGTCGTGGATGACCCCCTTAAAGAGGCGTTGGACACGGCTGACAAAATTGCTAACGGCCAGTTTAAGTCCTACTCAGCGAGTAAGAGGTTAATAAACAGAGTGATGTACTATGACTTAGAAGAGTTCCTAGATTATGAAGCGTCTATGCAGGGCGCTCTAGGGAAGACTGAGGACTTCTCTGAGGGGGTTAAGGCGTTTTTGGAGAAGAGACGACCCCAGTTTAGAGGTGAATGA